In Chloroflexota bacterium, one genomic interval encodes:
- the xth gene encoding exodeoxyribonuclease III has translation MKIATFNVNSIRSRIPVVLDYLAKERPDVLAVQEIKVQDSEFPLDAFADTGYHIVFKGQKAYGGVALFSRTKPEGVAFGLDDGDEPDEHRLLRAVVGGIPIVNTYVPQGRSADSPEFQYKLRWLARLRDFFARHYAPDKPLVWVGDFNVAPEDIDVYDPKRLKDHVDFHPEARAALERIRQWGFVDVFRLHHPGEARQYTYYDYRIRGSLERAVGWRVDHIWATEPLARRCTASWIDLGPRMAEKPSDHTVLVAEFDV, from the coding sequence ATGAAGATCGCGACGTTCAACGTCAACTCCATTCGCAGCCGCATCCCCGTAGTTCTGGACTACCTGGCGAAGGAGCGGCCCGACGTGCTCGCCGTCCAGGAAATCAAGGTGCAGGATTCGGAGTTCCCGCTGGACGCCTTCGCGGACACCGGCTATCACATCGTCTTCAAGGGCCAGAAGGCCTACGGCGGCGTGGCGCTGTTCAGCCGCACGAAGCCCGAAGGGGTAGCCTTCGGCCTGGACGACGGCGACGAACCCGACGAGCATCGGCTCCTCCGCGCCGTCGTGGGTGGCATTCCCATCGTGAACACCTACGTTCCCCAGGGGCGGTCGGCCGACTCGCCGGAGTTCCAGTACAAACTCCGCTGGCTGGCAAGGCTGCGGGACTTTTTCGCGCGGCACTACGCGCCCGACAAGCCGCTCGTGTGGGTGGGCGACTTCAACGTCGCGCCGGAGGACATAGACGTGTACGACCCCAAGCGGCTGAAGGACCACGTGGACTTCCACCCGGAGGCCCGCGCCGCCCTGGAGCGCATCCGGCAATGGGGGTTTGTGGACGTGTTCCGCCTGCACCATCCGGGCGAGGCCCGTCAGTACACGTACTACGACTACCGCATCCGCGGGTCGCTGGAGCGGGCCGTGGGCTGGCGCGTGGATCACATCTGGGCCACCGAGCCGCTGGCGCGGCGGTGCACCGCCTCGTGGATTGACCTGGGGCCGCGCATGGCCGAGAAGCCGTCGGATCACACGGTCCTCGTCGCCGAGTTTGACGTGTAG
- the phnE gene encoding phosphonate ABC transporter, permease protein PhnE: protein MSENQNEVLRRGDKIIVTRGVSRFRVARHRLTGLLTDVLALCYLYASVRLLVLQLPKYKEAVKASTGQPVLYVPWAIVISVAIVVALFWGSLGRSLGGRVGNIEYSRNGSKEVSLFRRLLHALLNAVGMVPAYIALWWLHTHNPRFETWTLVTLPLLVLFLWALVDPKGRTLVDRIAGVEVSLPEYRQVVDLRVRPRPWYTRSWGAVALAILILSYTTGWVITKIDLDALVRDAPRAKPLFVDLVTPDLFERTPTDQIARAKYQIPCSGTPPAPSEVVPGKPSLIITRGGTCGERGDLIAIRGENFAPNAKGLLFWVDPIGMKDRIRGIQTDADGKFEYTFNVPNARGTDYEIHEVEAVISVPAGPWRATVTLRMVIDKMIETIFLALMATTLGVIIAIPISFLSARNLMIHNPISATIYYITRTVMNIMRSIEPLIWALIFVVWVGIGPFAGVLALTLHTVAALAKLYSEAIESIDPGPIEAVTATGADRVQTIAYAVVPQMIPPFIAFTIYRWDINVRMSTVIGLVGGGGIGFLLIQWINLLQYRQAATAVWAIALVVAIMDYVSAIVRERLV, encoded by the coding sequence ATGAGCGAAAACCAGAACGAGGTCCTGCGTCGCGGCGACAAGATCATCGTCACGCGTGGCGTCAGCCGATTCAGGGTGGCCCGGCATCGCCTGACCGGACTTCTCACCGATGTTTTGGCCCTCTGCTATTTGTACGCATCCGTTCGGCTGTTGGTGCTCCAGTTGCCGAAGTACAAGGAAGCCGTGAAAGCAAGCACGGGCCAGCCCGTGCTGTACGTGCCGTGGGCCATCGTCATTTCGGTTGCGATTGTGGTGGCCCTCTTCTGGGGCAGCCTGGGGCGGTCGCTCGGCGGGCGTGTGGGTAACATTGAGTACAGCCGAAACGGGAGCAAGGAGGTATCCCTTTTCAGGCGGCTGCTCCACGCCCTGTTGAACGCCGTCGGCATGGTCCCCGCGTACATCGCACTGTGGTGGCTGCATACCCACAACCCCCGCTTTGAAACGTGGACGCTGGTAACGCTGCCGCTGCTGGTGCTGTTCCTATGGGCGCTGGTGGACCCCAAGGGGCGCACCCTGGTTGACCGGATTGCGGGGGTTGAAGTCTCCTTGCCGGAATACCGCCAGGTGGTGGATCTCCGGGTGCGGCCCCGCCCGTGGTACACCCGCTCGTGGGGCGCGGTGGCGCTGGCCATACTCATCCTCTCCTACACCACCGGCTGGGTGATCACCAAGATTGACTTGGACGCCCTGGTGCGGGACGCGCCTCGGGCCAAGCCCCTGTTTGTGGATCTGGTTACGCCGGACTTGTTTGAGCGGACGCCCACCGACCAGATCGCCCGCGCCAAGTATCAGATTCCCTGCTCGGGCACACCGCCCGCTCCGTCCGAGGTGGTGCCAGGCAAGCCCAGCCTCATCATCACGCGCGGCGGGACCTGCGGCGAGCGCGGCGACCTCATCGCCATTCGGGGCGAGAACTTCGCGCCCAACGCCAAGGGTCTTTTGTTCTGGGTGGATCCCATCGGGATGAAGGATCGTATCCGCGGTATCCAGACCGACGCCGACGGGAAGTTTGAGTACACCTTCAACGTGCCCAACGCGCGTGGCACCGACTACGAAATCCACGAAGTGGAAGCGGTCATCTCGGTGCCTGCCGGGCCCTGGAGGGCGACGGTAACCCTCCGCATGGTCATTGACAAGATGATTGAGACCATATTCCTGGCGCTGATGGCTACCACGCTGGGCGTCATCATCGCCATCCCCATCAGTTTCCTGAGCGCGCGCAACTTGATGATCCACAATCCCATCAGCGCGACCATCTACTACATCACGCGCACCGTCATGAACATCATGCGCTCCATTGAGCCGCTCATCTGGGCGCTGATTTTCGTCGTGTGGGTGGGCATCGGCCCGTTCGCGGGCGTGCTTGCCCTTACGCTGCACACCGTCGCGGCTCTGGCCAAGTTGTACTCCGAGGCGATTGAAAGCATAGACCCTGGCCCGATTGAGGCGGTTACCGCCACCGGCGCAGACCGTGTCCAGACCATCGCCTATGCCGTTGTACCGCAGATGATCCCGCCGTTCATCGCATTCACCATCTACCGCTGGGACATCAACGTGCGCATGAGCACGGTCATCGGGTTGGTGGGCGGCGGCGGTATCGGCTTCCTGCTGATCCAGTGGATCAACCTGCTCCAGTATCGGCAGGCGGCCACGGCGGTCTGGGCTATTGCCCTGGTCGTGGCCATCATGGACTACGTGAGCGCCATCGTGCGCGAAAGACTGGTCTGA
- a CDS encoding MarR family transcriptional regulator translates to MLEDLLRLLARGGAHTPDTLARGLGVSRDTLDRMLADLARLGYLEPAAGGCEAKCAGCPSASVCSVGTPQRIWTLTDKARRKGL, encoded by the coding sequence ATGCTGGAAGACCTTCTGCGGCTGCTGGCGCGCGGCGGGGCGCATACCCCCGATACCCTGGCGCGCGGGTTGGGTGTGAGCCGCGACACGCTGGATCGGATGCTGGCCGACCTGGCGCGCCTGGGCTACCTGGAGCCGGCCGCGGGCGGGTGCGAGGCGAAGTGCGCCGGATGTCCCAGCGCGTCGGTCTGCTCCGTCGGCACCCCCCAGCGCATCTGGACGCTCACCGACAAGGCGCGCCGCAAGGGTCTCTGA
- a CDS encoding glycosyltransferase family 39 protein, with amino-acid sequence MARTARFSRSGSLWLAALTIAAFAVRMARIGFQSLWRDEADAIRFATQPIGGLARMFLTPGENGPLYYLALRPWLAWFGEGEVALRAFSAVAGAALVPLMFHLGARLFGRRVGWLAAGLTAVAPYAVWYSQEGKMYAWVALLAAGSFALLWWGLEGGPWWAWAGYVLLTTASLFVHYLAVLLIPTFALVFLAGLRRWRPRLKAYAASLAVVGVPCLAFAAWQVPALLSGFRTGHPFVPLSQAVASVVFGFSEGVRPLDLFWALVPFLLCLLAAWGFSRSAAADGDSSRLPVLACTLWWAVPFALLFGISLRSPLFVERYLITTLPAFLLLVATGLDALLRRARWLGVAAAAAILVVSARGVWVQATQPIKPDMRAAAEHVCPRLSADDAVIFLIPHVGPVFAYYCARAYEGIPAPYANSGQDADTIARALNQALQDKRRVWLVESEAHLWDARGLVRSALAEGWTPTDDRQFTLVRVTRYVR; translated from the coding sequence GTGGCGCGAACGGCGCGTTTCTCAAGAAGCGGGAGCCTGTGGCTGGCGGCGCTGACCATCGCCGCCTTTGCCGTCCGCATGGCGCGCATTGGGTTCCAAAGCCTGTGGCGCGACGAGGCGGATGCCATCCGCTTCGCCACGCAGCCCATCGGCGGCCTGGCCCGCATGTTCCTCACGCCGGGCGAGAACGGCCCGCTCTACTACCTGGCCCTCCGCCCCTGGCTGGCGTGGTTCGGCGAAGGCGAGGTCGCCCTGCGCGCGTTCTCCGCGGTGGCCGGCGCGGCGCTTGTCCCGCTCATGTTCCACCTGGGGGCGCGGCTGTTCGGCCGTCGGGTGGGGTGGCTGGCTGCGGGCCTGACCGCCGTGGCCCCTTACGCGGTGTGGTATTCCCAAGAGGGCAAGATGTACGCCTGGGTGGCGCTCCTGGCGGCGGGCAGTTTCGCCCTGCTGTGGTGGGGCCTGGAGGGCGGCCCCTGGTGGGCCTGGGCAGGGTACGTGCTCCTCACGACCGCCTCGCTGTTCGTCCACTATCTGGCCGTCTTGCTGATTCCGACGTTCGCGCTGGTTTTTCTCGCCGGGCTGCGGCGGTGGAGGCCCCGATTGAAGGCGTATGCGGCGAGTCTGGCGGTGGTGGGCGTGCCCTGCCTGGCGTTCGCCGCCTGGCAGGTGCCCGCGCTCCTGTCCGGGTTCCGCACGGGCCATCCCTTCGTGCCCTTGAGCCAGGCGGTGGCGAGCGTCGTGTTCGGCTTCAGCGAGGGCGTGCGACCGCTGGACTTGTTCTGGGCGCTGGTGCCGTTCCTGCTGTGTCTGCTGGCGGCGTGGGGATTCTCGCGTTCGGCGGCTGCGGACGGCGACTCATCGCGGTTGCCGGTTCTCGCCTGCACGCTGTGGTGGGCCGTGCCCTTCGCCCTGCTGTTTGGCATTTCGCTTCGGTCGCCGCTGTTCGTAGAACGGTATCTCATCACCACGCTGCCGGCGTTCCTGCTGCTGGTGGCGACGGGGTTGGACGCTCTGCTGCGCCGCGCCCGTTGGCTGGGGGTCGCGGCCGCGGCGGCGATCCTCGTCGTGTCGGCGCGCGGCGTGTGGGTGCAGGCGACGCAACCCATCAAGCCCGACATGCGCGCCGCCGCGGAGCACGTCTGCCCGCGCCTGTCCGCCGACGATGCCGTCATCTTCCTCATCCCGCACGTGGGGCCGGTGTTTGCCTACTACTGCGCCCGCGCCTACGAGGGCATCCCCGCGCCCTATGCCAACTCCGGGCAGGACGCCGACACCATCGCCCGCGCCCTAAACCAAGCATTGCAGGACAAGCGAAGGGTCTGGCTCGTGGAGTCGGAGGCGCACCTGTGGGACGCGCGGGGGCTGGTGCGCAGCGCGCTGGCCGAAGGCTGGACGCCGACCGACGACCGGCAGTTCACGCTGGTGCGGGTAACCCGCTACGTTCGCTGA
- a CDS encoding response regulator gives MKRILVVDDEESIRITLSTILTREGYTVQAVGSFDEVTQILPSFPPDTIILDVLLPKVSGLDILKYLKEQGVDAPVIIITGAPDIQSARESLRHGAYDYIAKPFTLDILRQSVSRAIKEKELLDARRELEEQKRRYQEDLERQVRERTAELQRRNAELAALNRLGAILAESLSLEDTLQGALAELVAAVRSPLGAVYLLRDGSLWPAAVVAQNKAVADLWPPSLDASVLEISAPGPARAALEVLPDDLRKAVVAAGADSAWLTGLISKAEAEGVLIIAGGAEEPDASLLSASARQIAVAVQNAKLFEESVTRRQHTEAIIQNMADGVLVLDRQDRISVCNPALRNILNILHEDLLGRSIHDFRGLPDPGLAALWEIGAPSADLLEQLQAMASNDADATGLPAVVRREVSLSAPLNRVVMVYTTQLQDLAHNPLGQVRLVRDITRERELERMKSDFVSIVSHELRTPLFYIKGFIELLLHGKAEDPKVRTEFLTIIRDQTDHLTKLVEDILDTSKLEQGNFLLKRERVPVEDLIRQAVADAEGMAANAGVALRVEIAEPLPEVIGDFVRLKQVMANLISNAIKFSKSGGAAIVRGLPKPGEVWVQVEDQGAGIPSQSLPHVFDKFFQAEPSQTRSSGGAGLGLYIAKQIIEHLGGRIWAESELGKGSTFTFALPVQEDPADDGDAKGS, from the coding sequence GTGAAGCGTATTCTGGTCGTGGACGATGAGGAAAGCATCCGAATTACGCTGTCCACCATCCTCACCAGAGAGGGCTACACGGTTCAGGCTGTGGGCAGTTTTGACGAGGTTACGCAGATTCTCCCTTCCTTCCCCCCCGACACCATCATTCTGGACGTGCTCCTTCCCAAAGTCAGCGGCCTGGACATCCTCAAGTACCTCAAAGAGCAAGGCGTGGACGCCCCCGTGATCATTATCACCGGCGCGCCCGACATTCAAAGCGCGCGCGAAAGCCTCCGACACGGCGCCTACGATTACATCGCCAAACCCTTCACCCTGGACATCCTGCGCCAGTCGGTCAGTCGCGCCATCAAAGAGAAAGAACTCCTGGACGCGCGGCGTGAACTGGAGGAACAGAAACGCCGCTACCAGGAAGACCTGGAGCGCCAGGTTCGGGAGCGCACCGCCGAACTCCAGCGGCGCAACGCCGAACTGGCGGCGCTGAACCGCCTGGGCGCCATCCTCGCCGAATCGCTGTCGCTAGAGGATACGCTCCAGGGGGCATTGGCGGAACTGGTCGCGGCAGTGAGGTCGCCCCTGGGGGCCGTCTATCTCCTGCGCGACGGCTCGTTGTGGCCTGCTGCGGTGGTGGCCCAGAACAAGGCCGTGGCCGACCTGTGGCCGCCGTCTCTGGATGCGTCCGTGCTGGAAATCTCCGCGCCGGGGCCTGCGCGGGCGGCGCTGGAGGTGCTGCCCGACGACCTGCGCAAGGCTGTGGTGGCCGCGGGCGCGGACTCGGCATGGCTCACCGGCCTCATCAGCAAGGCCGAGGCGGAGGGCGTGCTGATCATCGCCGGCGGCGCTGAGGAGCCGGATGCGTCGCTCCTCTCGGCCTCTGCGCGCCAGATCGCCGTGGCGGTGCAGAACGCAAAACTGTTTGAGGAATCGGTAACCCGCCGCCAGCACACCGAAGCCATCATCCAGAACATGGCCGACGGCGTCCTCGTACTGGACAGGCAGGACCGCATCTCGGTGTGCAATCCCGCCTTGCGCAATATCCTGAACATCCTGCACGAAGACCTGCTGGGCCGCAGCATCCACGACTTTCGCGGATTGCCCGACCCTGGGTTGGCCGCGCTCTGGGAAATCGGCGCACCGTCCGCGGATCTGCTGGAGCAGTTGCAGGCTATGGCCTCCAACGACGCGGACGCCACAGGTTTGCCCGCGGTGGTGCGGAGAGAGGTCAGCCTGTCGGCCCCCCTGAACCGCGTGGTCATGGTCTACACCACGCAATTGCAGGACTTGGCCCACAACCCCTTGGGGCAGGTGCGCCTGGTGCGGGACATCACCCGCGAGCGCGAACTGGAGCGCATGAAGTCTGATTTTGTCTCTATCGTCTCGCACGAGTTGCGCACTCCCCTGTTCTACATCAAGGGGTTCATAGAACTGCTCCTGCACGGCAAAGCCGAGGACCCCAAGGTCCGTACCGAGTTCTTGACCATTATCCGCGACCAGACGGATCACCTGACCAAATTGGTGGAAGACATCCTGGACACATCCAAGTTGGAGCAGGGGAATTTCCTGCTCAAGCGCGAGCGCGTTCCCGTGGAGGACCTGATTCGGCAGGCGGTGGCCGATGCCGAGGGGATGGCTGCCAATGCCGGCGTGGCGTTGCGCGTGGAGATCGCGGAGCCGCTGCCGGAGGTCATCGGGGATTTCGTGCGGCTGAAGCAGGTGATGGCGAACCTGATCAGCAACGCGATCAAGTTCAGCAAATCGGGCGGTGCGGCCATCGTTCGCGGCTTGCCCAAGCCGGGAGAGGTCTGGGTACAGGTGGAGGATCAGGGGGCAGGCATCCCTTCCCAAAGCCTGCCTCACGTCTTTGACAAATTCTTCCAGGCCGAGCCCTCGCAAACCCGTTCCTCGGGCGGCGCGGGTCTGGGCCTGTACATCGCGAAGCAGATCATTGAGCATCTTGGCGGCCGCATCTGGGCCGAGAGCGAACTGGGCAAGGGTAGCACGTTCACCTTTGCCCTGCCGGTACAGGAAGACCCCGCCGACGACGGCGACGCGAAAGGCTCGTGA
- a CDS encoding response regulator produces MAKRILVVDDDPTALRLIGYSLQQEGYDVLTAASGLDGLAQARQLHPDLVILDIMMPDLDGFEVCRRLRADPVTRRLPVLMLTAKGQVADKVAGFRAGADDYLVKPADPSELVARVAALLARASYAEAREARVFAFVGAKGGVGTTTAAVNAAVLLAKGGHNVVLAEFRTTFGTACLQLNIRPRVSLGRLFRERDTRTGREIIGALMSHASGLKVLAGPQQPEEYLELTPAMVSSTLDALRHSSEMVVLDLPVSFSPAWREAVERSDFVALVTEQDPTSLAAAKMLLILLKGFGVAPSNIGALIVHRARASTEMSALQISNFLELGLLGVIPSAPEECASAARLGSPVVLAQPTASVSQAFAQVAERLAAEPVILQQF; encoded by the coding sequence ATGGCCAAGCGGATTCTTGTGGTAGATGATGACCCCACCGCGCTTCGGCTGATCGGTTACAGCCTGCAACAGGAAGGATACGATGTCCTGACGGCTGCCAGCGGGCTGGACGGCCTGGCCCAAGCGCGCCAGTTGCACCCGGACCTCGTTATTCTGGACATCATGATGCCGGACCTGGACGGATTTGAGGTCTGCCGCAGGTTGCGGGCCGACCCCGTAACGCGCAGGCTGCCCGTGCTCATGCTGACGGCCAAGGGCCAGGTGGCGGACAAGGTGGCCGGGTTCCGCGCGGGCGCCGACGACTACCTGGTGAAGCCGGCTGACCCGAGCGAACTGGTGGCGCGCGTCGCGGCGCTCCTTGCCCGCGCTTCCTACGCCGAGGCGCGGGAGGCGCGGGTGTTCGCCTTCGTAGGCGCAAAAGGCGGTGTCGGCACGACGACGGCAGCGGTGAATGCAGCGGTCCTCCTGGCCAAGGGCGGCCACAACGTTGTGCTGGCCGAGTTTCGCACTACGTTCGGAACGGCGTGTCTACAGTTGAACATTCGGCCGCGCGTGTCGCTGGGGCGCCTGTTCCGCGAGCGCGACACCCGCACCGGGCGGGAGATCATTGGCGCGTTGATGTCGCACGCCAGCGGGTTGAAGGTCCTGGCCGGCCCCCAGCAGCCGGAAGAGTACCTGGAACTGACGCCAGCAATGGTTTCCTCCACCCTGGACGCGCTGCGCCATTCTTCGGAGATGGTGGTGTTGGACCTGCCGGTGTCCTTCTCGCCTGCGTGGCGCGAGGCGGTGGAGCGCAGCGATTTCGTCGCGCTGGTTACGGAGCAGGATCCCACATCCCTGGCTGCCGCCAAGATGCTGCTGATTCTGCTCAAAGGGTTTGGGGTTGCTCCCAGCAACATCGGGGCGCTCATTGTCCATCGCGCGCGCGCATCCACGGAGATGTCGGCGCTGCAGATTTCCAACTTCCTGGAACTGGGCCTCTTGGGGGTGATTCCTAGCGCGCCGGAGGAATGCGCCAGCGCCGCGCGCCTGGGCAGCCCGGTCGTGCTGGCCCAGCCGACGGCCAGCGTCTCGCAGGCGTTCGCCCAGGTGGCCGAGCGGCTCGCCGCCGAGCCGGTCATCCTCCAGCAGTTCTGA
- the phnC gene encoding phosphonate ABC transporter ATP-binding protein, whose protein sequence is MLEIQHLTKIYEDGTRALHDVSFTVKDGEFVILIGLSGSGKSTLLRCINRLVEPTSGKVIWNGVDITAASPKELREIRRNIGMIFQQFNLVKRSSVMTNVLSGRLGYVNTWASILGQFSREDRQRALASLERVGISEKAYNRADSLSGGQQQRVGIARALMQAPKLMLADEPVASLDPATSHSVLKYLEQLNKEDGITVLCSLHFLSLARRYGSRIIALKAGEIVFDGLPKDIDHQRFQEIYGEEAIEVEIA, encoded by the coding sequence GTGCTTGAAATCCAGCACCTGACAAAAATCTACGAAGACGGAACCCGTGCGCTTCACGACGTCAGTTTCACCGTCAAGGACGGCGAATTCGTCATCCTGATCGGCCTGAGCGGGTCCGGAAAGTCCACGCTGTTGCGCTGCATCAATCGCCTGGTGGAGCCTACCAGCGGCAAGGTCATCTGGAACGGGGTGGACATCACGGCGGCTTCGCCGAAAGAACTGCGGGAGATTCGCCGCAACATCGGCATGATCTTCCAGCAATTCAACCTGGTCAAGCGATCCTCGGTGATGACCAACGTGCTGTCGGGCCGCCTGGGCTACGTGAATACGTGGGCCAGCATCCTGGGGCAGTTCAGCAGGGAGGACCGCCAGCGCGCCCTGGCGAGCCTGGAACGCGTGGGCATCAGCGAGAAGGCGTACAACCGCGCCGATTCGTTGAGCGGGGGCCAGCAGCAGCGTGTGGGCATCGCGCGCGCCCTCATGCAGGCGCCCAAACTCATGCTGGCCGACGAACCGGTGGCCAGCCTGGACCCCGCCACCTCGCACTCGGTGCTCAAGTACCTGGAGCAACTCAACAAGGAGGACGGCATTACCGTCCTGTGCAGTCTCCATTTTCTGAGCCTGGCGCGCCGCTACGGTTCGCGCATCATCGCCCTCAAGGCCGGGGAGATCGTCTTTGACGGCCTGCCCAAAGACATTGACCACCAACGCTTCCAGGAAATCTACGGCGAAGAGGCCATAGAAGTGGAGATCGCCTGA